The genomic DNA AGCCCAGATAAATAAAGGCGTTTTTATTTCCCATTCGACCCAGAAAGTTCCGGTTGGCGGTCGAAATGACATTTTCACCGTCGGAGGGGACCCCGTTGTGAGTGCCGACGCAGGGACCGCACCCCGGGGTGACGGCGAGGGCTCCGCAATCGAGCAGTGTTTGGTATGTCCCGTCATTGATCATCGCCATCAGGATATCCTTAGAAGCGGGAGCAATGATCAGGCGGCAACCGTCTTTGACTTTTTTTCCTTTGAGGATCTTGGCAGCAATCTGGAAATCTTCCAGCCGGCCGTTGGTGCAGGTGCCGATGAAACCCTGTTGGACCGGGGTTCCGGCGACTTCCGTCAAGCCGCAAACATTGTCGACCGTGTGCGGTTTGGCGATCTGCGGCTCAAGCTTGGTGACGTCGATCTCGACGATCTGCTGGTAGATCGCGTTTTTATCTGCGGTGATAGGGTTAGCTTTTTTCTTGGAACGCTCTTTGACCCAATCTAAAACTTTAGCGTCGGCTTCCATCAGTCCAGCTTTTGCGCCGCATTCGATTGCCATATTGGAAATGGTGAAACGAGCGTCGACCGACATTTCATTGATCGCCTGGCCGC from Candidatus Margulisiibacteriota bacterium includes the following:
- a CDS encoding 3-isopropylmalate dehydratase large subunit (catalyzes the isomerization between 2-isopropylmalate and 3-isopropylmalate in leucine biosynthesis), with protein sequence KVNFNGQLPKGIFSKDLILFFIGQIGADGATYLALEIGGQAINEMSVDARFTISNMAIECGAKAGLMEADAKVLDWVKERSKKKANPITADKNAIYQQIVEIDVTKLEPQIAKPHTVDNVCGLTEVAGTPVQQGFIGTCTNGRLEDFQIAAKILKGKKVKDGCRLIIAPASKDILMAMINDGTYQTLLDCGALAVTPGCGPCVGTHNGVPSDGENVISTANRNFLGRMGNKNAFIYLGSPATVAASMIEGQIVDPRKYL